Within Sphingobium sp. KCTC 72723, the genomic segment GGCATAGTCGGTGGAAACCCCGGCGCCCAATTGGGTAATTTCGCCGACGCCTTCATGCCCCAAGATGATCGGGAAGGGCATTTCGCCTGCTTCGCCGGTGAGGATATGGACGTCGCTGCCGCAGACGCCGCCCAATATCGTGCGGACGAGCGCGCCGCCCGGCTCTGGCGCATGGACCTCGACATCCCATGTTTCCAGACGGTTCTTTTCAACGAGTACTGCGGCTTTACCGTACATGACTATCCTCCCGATAACGACACGATCCGGCTGTGCCATCTCGTCACCATAATGTCGCGCCGGGTTGATCCCGCGTCCAATCGCCACAAAGCTAATCTTAATTAGACAAATTATGCAATAGCTAATCTCAGATCACACCACCACCGACAGGCTTGTGCATCGAAACTGCAAACGCAAAAATTGGTTATAATATTGTAATATATATGTTATTTTTCACTTTGATGGAGCAATAATGGTATGGCCCGCCGCCATGATCAACACCGTTCTTGACTTTCAAACCAAGAGACGCTTTGTATAACCGAAATTAGGCTGAAAGAGCCAGACAGCCAAGCATAGGAGAGAATATGGGCCGCCTTACAGGAAAAACCGCCGTCATCACCGGCGCTGCGCGGGGCATGGGCGCGTCGCACGCCCGCCTTTTCATCCAGGAAGGCGCCAACGTCGTCCTGACCGACCGCAATGTCGAGGGCGGCAAGGCGCTGGCGGCCGAACTTGGTGAAAAAGCGATGTTCGTGGCCCATGACGTGACCCTGCCGGAATCCTGGGCGGACGTCATCACCGCGACGGTGGACGCCTTTGGCACCATCGACATTCTGGTCAACAATGCCGGCATATTGGGTCCGATGGCGACGACCGCCGACCTGACCGAGGAAGGCTATGCGCAGGTATGCGCCATCAACCAGCATAGCGTATTCTATGGCATGAAGGCGGTCCTGCCGGTCATGGTCAAGGCCGGGCGCGGGTCCATCGTCAACATTTCGTCGATCGCGGGCATGGCCGCGAATTACGGCTTTCCGAGCCTGGCCTATGTCGCGAGCAAATTTGCCGTGCGCGGCATGACGAAGGCCACGGCGGTCGAATATGGCAAGCATAATATCCGGGTCAATTCCGTCCATCCCGGCTTCATCCAGACGCCGATGATGGTCGAGGCGACCGATGAGGTGGGCGGCGATGCACTGGCCCAGATTCCGCTGGGCCGGATCGCCGAACCAATCGAGGTTTCGAACCTCGTCCTGTTCCTGGCGTCCGATGAATCCTCCTACATCACCGGGTCCGAACATCTCGTCGATGCCGGCATGTTGGCGCATTAGGCGCTAGACGGAGCCAACGCCCATGGCATTGATCGAGTTCGACGTTCGGGGAAAGGTGGCGGAGGTCCGTCTCAACCGGCCCGCAGTCCTCAACGCCATCAATGCGGAGATGGACCGGGCGCTGGCGCAGGCGTGGGCGCGGATCGACGGCGATCCCGATATTCGCGTCGCGATCCTGACCGGCGCCGGGGATCGCGCCTTTTGCGCAGGGGCGGATATGTCGGACCCGCCCACCGGGCAGGACGGGCTTTCGTTCGGCGGCGGGCTGACTGGCATTGGCGGCCGCCTCGTGCCTCTGCAAAAGCCGCTGATCGCGGTGGTCCATGGGCATGTCCTTGGCCTTGGCTTCGAACTGGCGATGTGCGCCGACATACTGATCGCGGCGGACGACACGCAATTCCGACTGCCGGAGGCGCGGGCGGGATTTATCGACCATTGCGGTGTCGTGCATCGTGCGATCCGTCAACTGCCCCATCATGTGGCGATGGCAATGATCGTCGCGAGCGAACCGCTCGATGCGGCCCGTGCCTTGCAATTCGGCCTGGTCAACGAGATCGCTGCGAGGGCGGAAATGGCCGCCACGACCGAACTGTGGACCCAGAAGATTCTCGCCTGCGCGCCCCTGGCAGCGCAGGCCAGCAAGCAGGCCGCGCTGCTGGGTCTGGAACATGGACTGCGCGAGGCGCTCGATCGACGCTATCCGCTGATCGACGCCTATGTGGCGACGGCAGACTGTATCGAAGCCGCCGCGGCATGGAAGGAAAAGCGCGTGCCGACCTGGCAAGGCCGGTGAAGGCCACAAGCCATGCGCGATCTTTAGGGTGCAGCCTGGCTGCTTGAAGAAAGGGGCTACTTTCATGGAATTGCACGGCAAGAAGATCATCGTGACCGGGGCGGCGCAAGGCATCGGGGCATCCGCCCTTCGCGCCTATGTGGCGGCTGGCGCGCATGTCGCCGCGATGGACATCGACGCGGCGCAGGGCGAAGCGATCGCCGCCAGCGCGACCGCCAAGGGGCCGGGATCGGCATTTTTCATTGCGTGCGACGTGGGCGATCGCGCCATGGTGGACGCCGCCTTCGATGCGGCCGTGGCCCGTCTGGGCGGGCTTGACGTGCTGGCCCATATTGCCGGCGTCCATCGCCATGCCGCCACGCACGATGTCCCTGACGAGACACTGGCCTGGCTTTTCAACGTCAATGTGAACGGCACCATCTATACCAATGGCGCTGCCTATCGACATATGCCGGACGGCGGCTCGATCATTAACTTCGGGTCGGAATCCGGGCTGACCGCCGAAATCAACAACGCCGTCTATGGTGCGTCGAAGGCGGCGGTCCACGCCTGGACCCGCAGCGTCGCGCGCGAGTGGGGCAAACGCAACATTCGCATGAATGCCGTGCTGCCCTACATAGTCACCCCCATGTATGCGCGGTTCCGCGAGGCCTTGTCCCCGGAGGATCTGGCCGCCCATGACAAGGCGACGGCCGAGCAGATCCCGCTGGGCGGGAAGTTCGGCGATGCGGATGTGGACCTCGCGCCTGTGCTGCTATTCCTGGCAAGCGATGGTTCGCGCTTTATCACCGGGCAACTGATCCCCGTCGATGGCGGGCTGATCTCCGTTCGGTGATTTTGAGGGCATCTGGACGGTTATCCGCTCTCAATCGAGCGGATAACCGTCCGGCTTCATGCCAATTCAAATCCCTCATAGCCGCCATAGGCGACCTCTTCGCAACGCTTGCGATATTCCGGGCCACCGCCGACATAGACGAGGGTGCGGCGCACGATCGTGCCATCCGGCTTGTTGGTGACCCTGACCCACCAGGCATTAGTATCAGCCATTAGCGTCCTGGCAAAATCGGCATATACTGCGTCGGTCCACTGCTTTTCGGCTGCGTGCGACGGCTGCGCATAGGTGAGGCCGCCCGCCTTCATATAGCATAGCATCTGCGTCACCCACTCCGCCTGAAGCGCGCCGCACACCCCGACATTGCAAAATGCCGAGCCATTATGGGGTCCGACCAGAGTGTAGAAATTGGGAAAGCCGCGCGCCTGAAGGCCCAGATAGGTTGACGGTCCATCAACCCAGGCGTCGATCAACCGCAAGCCGTCATGGCCACGGATATCGATCCGGTCGAGCGATCCGGTAATGCCGTCAAACCCAGTCGCAAAGATGATGACATCCAGATCATATATCTTGTCGCCAATCTTCGCGCCTTGCGCGACGAACTCGTCGATTGGCGTCGTCTTTATATCGACCAGATGGACGTTGGGCTGGTTGTAGGTTTCATAATAGTTGGTTTCCATTGGCACACGCTTCGCGCCGAATGGATGATCCACCGGGATGAGTTTTTCGGCAACCTGCGGATCGTCAACCCGCTGCCTGATTTTCCCTGCGACGAAATCGGCCAAAATCTTGTTGGATTCTTTGCTCAATAACAGATCGCGAAAGCTGCTGAGCCAGATGCCATATCCGGGGCGATCATAAAGCTCCTCGAAAAATTCGGTTCGTTCCTTTTCCGGGACTTCAGATGCCTTGCGCGTATCGCGATGATAGGGGAAGGCGGTAGGCGTCGTTTTCACATATTCCAATACGGTGGGGAAACGTGCCTTGATCAGGTCCATTTCCTCATCGCTCAGAGCCGAATTGCCAAGCGGCGTACACCAGTTGGGCGTGCGCTGAAACACGAACAGATCCTGCGCGGTTTCCGCGACGATGGGAATGATCTGCACACCTGTCGCTCCGGTGCCGATCACCCCGACCCGCTTTCCGGTGAAGTCGATATTTCTGGGCTTTCCGTCCGCGTCCCTGGGCCAGCGCGACGAATGGAACGCTTCGCCCTGGAACAGATCCAGCCCCTTATAATCGGGCATCGCAGACGCCGACAGCGGGCCGGTGGCCGAAATCAGATAGCGGCAGGTCAGATCGGTGCCATCGTCCAGCCTGATGTCCCAGACATTACCCGCGTCATTATAATGGGCCGATACGACCTTGGTCTTGAACTTGTAGAAGCGGCGAATATCCATCTTGTCGGCCGCCGCGTTGACGTAACGCAGCATTTCAGGCTGGCCTGCGAAATTCTCGCTCCACCGCCACTCGGGGATGATGCCTTTCAGCGCGAAATAGCCGTAGGCATAGCTTTCGGTATCCAGCCGGCAACCGGGATAGCGGTTCCAATACCATGTCCCTCCGACATCTTCGGCCGCGTCGACACCCAGCACGCTCATTCCGTTCTGGTCGAGCAGGTAGGTTTGATAGATGCCGGTTACGCCCGCACCGATCACCACTGCGTCATAGTCGGGGTTCATAATAGTCGGCATGGTCTGTGACTTTCTTGGCGCGATGGTCCGGCCCATCGCCCGAAGATGCGCAACTACGGGCATATGGATCTGATCGGCAGGATTTTGGGCAATATGGGCAGGGGCAATGCGCCCCTGCCCTCGATCATTCGACCTTAAAAACGATAGGTCACTTCCGCGCCAAAGGTCTGGGGCTCGCCCCAGATTGCCGTATTGAAGCCGCCGCTGCCGCCTTCGACATAGCCCGAATTATAGTAAAATTCGTCGAGCAGATTCTTGGCATAGGCCGCGACCGAGAATTTGCTGCCCATCACCTCGTTCCAGCTCAAGCGAACGTCGACGGTCGCGTAGCCAGGCAATTTGGTGCGCGGCGTTATCGACCCTTCATTGTTCGAAAAATGGGTCGAAGTCTGGCCGAACACGTCGGTACGCAGCTTCACCTTCCCGACATCTTCCGACAGGGGCATGGTGATTTCGGCAAAGACCGAACCGGCCCATTTGGGGGCATCGGAATAGGTGTCGAACGGGATTATCGGTCCACCCAGCGGCGCAAGATCTACGATATTCTTGGTGAATTTCGCGTCGGTATAGGCACCCGATATGCCAAGTTCCAGCCAATCGCTGGGTTTGACGTTGGCGTCGAACTCCACGCCCTGAATGCGCTTTTCAGGCACGTTCACGGTGAACGCCGACGGGCCTGCCCCCAGGTCGACGAACAGCGAATGCTGCGCGTCCTTCACAATCTGGCGATAGATGGCCAGATTGATCCGTGTCGGCATGGCCCCGATATAGTCGTTGAACTTGTAACCCAGTTCGAAATCATAGGTGTTTTCATTGTCGAAGAAATTGGCGTTGTTGAATGGCCCGACCGCGCCATTGAAACCACCCGCGCGGAAACTGCCGCGTTGCGCGAAATAGACCATGTTGCCGGAATTGATCTGATATTGGATATTGAAGGTCCAGCTTGGATCCTTCAGCTTGGCCTCCTGCTTGAGCGGCGTGGCGCCACTCAGGTTGAACAGGCTTCCCGCCTTCTGGCGAAGGCTCACCGTTTCCCAGCTATAGCGTCCGCCGGCCGTCACGCTCAGCTTGTCGGTCACGGCATAAGTCAACTGGCCGAACACAGCCTTAGATTCGTTTCCGACTTCATAATTATAGGCAATGTCGGCCAGCGGCGTCGGCAATTCCGCACCGACGATCACCGGAATATATTCCTGCTTTGTCGTGTCCGAATAAAAGACGCCCAATATATATTCCAGGCCGCCGGTTTTCCCCTGAAGCTGAAGCTCGTTGGAAATCCGCTCGGTGCTGAACTCCTCGCCACCGGGAGGACCATTGCCCAGACCGGAACGATTGTAGAGGCTCAATGAACCAAAGGGTGAGCCAGTCAGAATGCCCGGCGTGCGCGCGAAGGCATCGGCATAGTTGAAGATATTCTTGAGAACCACATCATCACCGATTTCCGCTTCGACGGTATTGGTGATGAACGCCGTATGTGCCTTGTGGGGGAGGTCATAGCTCAGCCAGACCTTGTAGGGGTTTGCCTGTTGCCATGCCAGATAACCCGGCACGGCGCCTGGCCATGTCCCGTCGCCACGCGGTCCATTGCCAAGCAATGGCGCAAAAGGACTGTTCAAGCCGTAAAGTGCATCGAGCGTGCTGTTGAGCACATAGCCATTGTTGGTTTCGCCCACCGAATGATAGGAATAGAGGCCGCCCGCGCCTTCCGATCCGCCGAAATCGCTATACTGCGCGACGGTCGTCATTTTGAAACCGTCCCGTGGCTCGATCACGACCGTGATACGACCGGAAAGCGAGTCCGTGTCGCCTAGCGTGTTGCCCGTGTTGATGTTGCGGATGTAGCCATCCTGCTTGTTATAATCACCCGCGACGCGGACCTTGATGATGTCGGAAACCGGAATATCCAGAGCGCCCTGAACCTGGATATAGTTCCGCTGGCCACCCTTTACCGTCAGGAACCCGCCAAAGTCGTCACCCGGCTTGGTCGTTTCGTACAGGATCGCGCCGCCGGTTGCGTTGCGACCGAACAAGGTGCCCTGCGGTCCTTTGAGAACCTGAACCGAATTAAAGTCGAAAAAGGCCGTCGATGTATTGCCTTCGGTGGCCGGCGCTTCGTTGATATAGGTCAAAACGGCGGGACTGGAGCCGGAAAACGGATCGAGCGTCTGGCCACGCAGCGTAAA encodes:
- a CDS encoding SDR family NAD(P)-dependent oxidoreductase — encoded protein: MGRLTGKTAVITGAARGMGASHARLFIQEGANVVLTDRNVEGGKALAAELGEKAMFVAHDVTLPESWADVITATVDAFGTIDILVNNAGILGPMATTADLTEEGYAQVCAINQHSVFYGMKAVLPVMVKAGRGSIVNISSIAGMAANYGFPSLAYVASKFAVRGMTKATAVEYGKHNIRVNSVHPGFIQTPMMVEATDEVGGDALAQIPLGRIAEPIEVSNLVLFLASDESSYITGSEHLVDAGMLAH
- a CDS encoding enoyl-CoA hydratase-related protein — translated: MALIEFDVRGKVAEVRLNRPAVLNAINAEMDRALAQAWARIDGDPDIRVAILTGAGDRAFCAGADMSDPPTGQDGLSFGGGLTGIGGRLVPLQKPLIAVVHGHVLGLGFELAMCADILIAADDTQFRLPEARAGFIDHCGVVHRAIRQLPHHVAMAMIVASEPLDAARALQFGLVNEIAARAEMAATTELWTQKILACAPLAAQASKQAALLGLEHGLREALDRRYPLIDAYVATADCIEAAAAWKEKRVPTWQGR
- a CDS encoding SDR family NAD(P)-dependent oxidoreductase, whose amino-acid sequence is MELHGKKIIVTGAAQGIGASALRAYVAAGAHVAAMDIDAAQGEAIAASATAKGPGSAFFIACDVGDRAMVDAAFDAAVARLGGLDVLAHIAGVHRHAATHDVPDETLAWLFNVNVNGTIYTNGAAYRHMPDGGSIINFGSESGLTAEINNAVYGASKAAVHAWTRSVAREWGKRNIRMNAVLPYIVTPMYARFREALSPEDLAAHDKATAEQIPLGGKFGDADVDLAPVLLFLASDGSRFITGQLIPVDGGLISVR
- a CDS encoding flavin-containing monooxygenase, with product MPTIMNPDYDAVVIGAGVTGIYQTYLLDQNGMSVLGVDAAEDVGGTWYWNRYPGCRLDTESYAYGYFALKGIIPEWRWSENFAGQPEMLRYVNAAADKMDIRRFYKFKTKVVSAHYNDAGNVWDIRLDDGTDLTCRYLISATGPLSASAMPDYKGLDLFQGEAFHSSRWPRDADGKPRNIDFTGKRVGVIGTGATGVQIIPIVAETAQDLFVFQRTPNWCTPLGNSALSDEEMDLIKARFPTVLEYVKTTPTAFPYHRDTRKASEVPEKERTEFFEELYDRPGYGIWLSSFRDLLLSKESNKILADFVAGKIRQRVDDPQVAEKLIPVDHPFGAKRVPMETNYYETYNQPNVHLVDIKTTPIDEFVAQGAKIGDKIYDLDVIIFATGFDGITGSLDRIDIRGHDGLRLIDAWVDGPSTYLGLQARGFPNFYTLVGPHNGSAFCNVGVCGALQAEWVTQMLCYMKAGGLTYAQPSHAAEKQWTDAVYADFARTLMADTNAWWVRVTNKPDGTIVRRTLVYVGGGPEYRKRCEEVAYGGYEGFELA
- a CDS encoding TonB-dependent receptor; this encodes MPALGQDAPGAEAQGQGNEKIASPADIVVTAQRREQSLSKVPVAVAAFNADTLQSRNVASEQDLAALVPGLIVKSGQNSNQLNFTLRGQTLDPFSGSSPAVLTYINEAPATEGNTSTAFFDFNSVQVLKGPQGTLFGRNATGGAILYETTKPGDDFGGFLTVKGGQRNYIQVQGALDIPVSDIIKVRVAGDYNKQDGYIRNINTGNTLGDTDSLSGRITVVIEPRDGFKMTTVAQYSDFGGSEGAGGLYSYHSVGETNNGYVLNSTLDALYGLNSPFAPLLGNGPRGDGTWPGAVPGYLAWQQANPYKVWLSYDLPHKAHTAFITNTVEAEIGDDVVLKNIFNYADAFARTPGILTGSPFGSLSLYNRSGLGNGPPGGEEFSTERISNELQLQGKTGGLEYILGVFYSDTTKQEYIPVIVGAELPTPLADIAYNYEVGNESKAVFGQLTYAVTDKLSVTAGGRYSWETVSLRQKAGSLFNLSGATPLKQEAKLKDPSWTFNIQYQINSGNMVYFAQRGSFRAGGFNGAVGPFNNANFFDNENTYDFELGYKFNDYIGAMPTRINLAIYRQIVKDAQHSLFVDLGAGPSAFTVNVPEKRIQGVEFDANVKPSDWLELGISGAYTDAKFTKNIVDLAPLGGPIIPFDTYSDAPKWAGSVFAEITMPLSEDVGKVKLRTDVFGQTSTHFSNNEGSITPRTKLPGYATVDVRLSWNEVMGSKFSVAAYAKNLLDEFYYNSGYVEGGSGGFNTAIWGEPQTFGAEVTYRF